In Sphingopyxis sp. CCNWLW2, a single window of DNA contains:
- a CDS encoding dicarboxylate/amino acid:cation symporter: MVISRARAWATRMPGSGWMIVALILGFTIGTFIAASSPVVEAAQLVGGIWLDGLRMTIVPLIFALVATGVASLGMGDHHEAARLGRRLPLVLIGLLVVSAVIGALMVPPLLGAVTIAPADIAALRTLFPAPPAPAVPGAAETVRAMIPTNVVASAAEGAVLPLVIFAVILGLAVGKIDRDRAEAVIQPLRGLADAMIVVVGWVLRVAPIGIFALALAIGATVGTAVLAILAQYLAISISVTLVLIVLGYAIARFAGGVPLGRFARAMAPAQAIAASTQSSIATLPAMMVSAERIGIEERNAAAILPMAVATFKITAPSNTVMMALALAWMVGVEVSPLQLAVALPLAVLSSLAILGMPGQISFYASVAPTAIAIGAPIELLPILLAIDVIPDMVRTVANVTHDVAAAAAIAPPDQ; encoded by the coding sequence ATGGTAATTTCGCGCGCACGGGCCTGGGCCACGCGCATGCCCGGATCGGGCTGGATGATCGTCGCGCTGATCCTCGGCTTTACGATCGGCACCTTCATCGCGGCATCCTCTCCCGTGGTCGAGGCGGCACAGCTGGTCGGCGGCATCTGGCTCGACGGCCTCCGCATGACGATCGTCCCGCTGATCTTCGCGCTCGTCGCAACCGGCGTCGCCAGCCTTGGCATGGGCGACCATCACGAAGCCGCGCGGCTCGGACGGCGCCTGCCCCTTGTGCTGATCGGCCTGCTGGTCGTCTCGGCGGTCATCGGTGCCCTGATGGTCCCGCCGCTGCTCGGCGCGGTTACGATCGCCCCCGCCGATATCGCCGCGTTGCGCACCCTCTTCCCCGCTCCGCCTGCACCGGCAGTCCCCGGCGCGGCCGAGACGGTGCGCGCAATGATACCGACCAATGTCGTCGCATCGGCCGCCGAAGGCGCGGTCCTGCCGCTCGTCATCTTCGCCGTCATACTCGGCCTCGCCGTCGGCAAGATCGACCGCGACCGCGCCGAGGCGGTAATCCAGCCGCTGCGCGGGCTCGCCGATGCGATGATCGTCGTCGTCGGCTGGGTGCTGCGCGTCGCACCCATCGGTATCTTTGCGCTCGCTTTGGCGATCGGCGCGACGGTCGGCACCGCGGTGCTCGCGATCCTCGCTCAATATCTCGCGATCTCGATTTCCGTCACGCTGGTGCTGATCGTCCTCGGCTATGCCATTGCGCGCTTTGCCGGAGGCGTCCCGCTCGGGCGCTTTGCCCGCGCAATGGCGCCGGCGCAGGCCATCGCGGCGAGCACCCAATCGTCGATCGCGACGCTGCCCGCGATGATGGTGAGCGCCGAGCGCATCGGGATCGAGGAACGCAATGCCGCGGCGATCCTGCCGATGGCGGTCGCGACCTTCAAGATCACCGCCCCGTCGAACACCGTGATGATGGCGCTGGCGCTCGCGTGGATGGTGGGAGTCGAAGTGTCACCGCTACAGCTCGCGGTGGCCTTGCCCCTCGCGGTGCTGTCGTCGCTGGCGATCCTCGGGATGCCGGGGCAGATCAGCTTCTATGCGTCGGTGGCGCCGACCGCGATCGCAATTGGCGCGCCGATCGAACTCTTGCCAATCCTGCTCGCGATCGACGTCATCCCCGACATGGTCCGCACG